A genomic segment from Janibacter sp. DB-40 encodes:
- a CDS encoding glycoside hydrolase family 13 protein, which yields MTAPVPTPLPTRDLHPASAADAPWWRDAVIYQIYPRSWADAAGDGVGDLAGITSRLTYLRDLGVDAVWLSPFYRSPQNDAGYDVSDHRDVDPAFGTLADADALVATAHELDLRVIVDLVPNHTSWEHEWFREALAAPPGSPERDRYMFRDGLGEDGELPPTDWLSNFGGGAWTRITEPDGSPGQWYLHLFDPSQPDLNWQNPEVRADFEGILRFWLDRGVDGFRVDVAHGLVKKEGLPSYDKHPGGLLEVTHEAPYWDQDGVHEIYRGWRELLDSYGLPERIMCAEAWVAPADRLARYVRPDEYHQAFNFDFLETPWQAEPLRAVIAQSLAENDAVGAPATWVLSNHDVLRHASRFGLPQGTARPNGIGAGDPQPDAELGLRRARAATTLMLALPGSAYIYQGEELGLPEHTSLPDAVRQDPTWLRTGGLERGRDGCRVPMPWTKGARALGFNTTGAAWLPQPQSYADLAVDVQTGVEGSTLELYRSLLALRRLRGLGRGALAEVESLGEDVLGYVVTAPDGERTLVLANLSGTPVELPEDATVLVASGELDGRQLPTDTAVWATLG from the coding sequence GTGACCGCCCCGGTCCCGACCCCCCTTCCCACCCGTGACCTCCACCCCGCGTCGGCGGCGGACGCACCCTGGTGGCGCGACGCCGTGATCTACCAGATCTACCCGCGCTCGTGGGCCGACGCCGCCGGCGACGGGGTCGGCGACCTCGCGGGCATCACCTCCCGCCTGACGTACCTGCGCGACCTGGGCGTCGACGCGGTGTGGCTCTCCCCCTTCTACCGCTCCCCCCAGAACGACGCGGGCTACGACGTGTCCGACCACCGGGACGTCGACCCTGCCTTCGGCACCCTCGCCGACGCGGACGCCCTCGTCGCCACGGCCCACGAGCTCGACCTGCGGGTCATCGTCGACCTCGTGCCGAACCACACCTCCTGGGAGCACGAGTGGTTCCGGGAGGCGCTGGCCGCTCCGCCCGGCAGTCCCGAGCGCGACCGCTACATGTTCCGCGACGGGCTCGGCGAGGACGGTGAGCTGCCGCCGACGGACTGGCTGTCCAACTTCGGTGGCGGCGCATGGACCCGCATCACCGAGCCGGACGGGAGCCCGGGCCAGTGGTACCTCCACCTCTTCGACCCGAGCCAGCCGGATCTGAACTGGCAGAACCCGGAGGTGCGTGCCGACTTCGAGGGGATCCTGCGCTTCTGGCTCGACCGGGGCGTGGACGGCTTCCGGGTCGACGTCGCGCACGGCCTGGTGAAGAAGGAGGGGCTGCCCAGCTACGACAAGCATCCGGGAGGGCTCCTCGAGGTCACCCACGAGGCCCCGTACTGGGACCAGGACGGGGTCCACGAGATCTATCGCGGGTGGCGCGAGCTGCTCGACTCCTACGGCCTGCCCGAGCGGATCATGTGCGCCGAGGCCTGGGTGGCGCCCGCGGACCGGCTGGCCCGCTACGTGCGGCCGGACGAGTACCACCAGGCCTTCAACTTCGACTTCCTGGAGACCCCGTGGCAGGCCGAGCCGCTGCGCGCGGTCATCGCGCAGTCCCTCGCCGAGAACGACGCCGTCGGGGCGCCCGCCACGTGGGTGCTGAGCAACCACGACGTGCTGCGCCACGCGAGCCGCTTCGGACTGCCACAGGGCACCGCGCGTCCCAACGGCATCGGCGCCGGCGACCCGCAGCCCGACGCCGAGCTCGGTCTGCGCCGGGCCCGCGCAGCGACCACGCTCATGCTCGCGCTGCCCGGCAGCGCCTACATCTACCAGGGCGAGGAGCTCGGCCTGCCGGAGCACACGAGCCTTCCGGACGCCGTGCGCCAGGACCCGACCTGGCTGCGCACCGGTGGCCTCGAGCGCGGTCGCGACGGGTGTCGCGTGCCGATGCCGTGGACGAAGGGGGCGCGGGCCCTCGGCTTCAACACCACCGGGGCCGCGTGGTTGCCGCAGCCGCAGAGCTACGCGGACCTGGCCGTCGACGTGCAGACCGGGGTCGAGGGGTCGACCCTGGAGCTGTACCGGTCGCTGCTCGCCCTGCGCCGGCTGCGCGGGCTGGGCCGGGGAGCCCTCGCCGAGGTGGAGTCCCTGGGTGAGGACGTGCTCGGCTACGTCGTCACCGCGCCCGACGGCGAGCGCACGCTCGTCCTCGCCAACCTGTCCGGCACCCCTGTCGAGCTGCCCGAGGACGCCACGGTGCTCGTGGCCTCGGGCGAACTCGACGGCCGGCAGCTGCCCACCGACACGGCGGTCTGGGCCACACTCGGCTGA
- a CDS encoding PP2C family protein-serine/threonine phosphatase — MSAILPSRAPVWAERRWLPRSLPRIDGTPLLLTVLATVLAIAVAHQTWTATVPLVALVPVCLLATTLCSLQQVRMVFGAVLVCVAWALVFTDEGMVGTLPLMISLALMYAVATSRSHHGAATFEGDRMLGDLRSRLHAMGEIPRLPRGWHAERSFATAHGNAFAGDFNITSSSRCGRQLEMVLADVSGKGQAAGTRALVLAGALGGVIGSATPHRVLPMANEFLERDSWDEGFATAVHLCLDLETGEATVASAGHPPAMHYDAGSGRWVPLDGNRGPALGLVPDAEYPQAHTVLNRGDALLVYTDGIIESRGRDLDDGIDWMLGAAQARLTSGFPGLAKTLVAGGRAGAEDDRAAVIIWRD, encoded by the coding sequence GTGTCTGCGATCCTGCCGAGTCGTGCGCCCGTGTGGGCGGAGCGACGATGGCTGCCGCGGTCGCTGCCGCGGATTGACGGGACGCCTCTCCTGCTGACGGTCCTGGCGACCGTGCTCGCGATCGCCGTGGCCCACCAGACGTGGACGGCCACGGTCCCGCTCGTGGCCCTGGTGCCCGTCTGCCTGCTGGCGACCACGCTCTGCTCGCTGCAGCAGGTGCGCATGGTCTTCGGCGCTGTCCTGGTCTGTGTCGCATGGGCCCTCGTCTTCACCGACGAGGGAATGGTCGGCACCCTCCCCCTGATGATCTCCCTGGCCCTGATGTACGCGGTCGCGACGTCGCGCTCGCACCACGGGGCGGCGACCTTCGAGGGGGACCGGATGCTCGGCGACCTGCGTTCGCGCCTGCACGCGATGGGCGAGATCCCGCGGCTGCCCCGCGGGTGGCACGCGGAGCGGTCCTTCGCCACCGCGCACGGCAACGCCTTCGCCGGTGACTTCAACATCACCTCCTCCAGCCGGTGCGGTCGTCAGCTGGAGATGGTCCTCGCCGACGTCAGCGGCAAGGGACAGGCCGCCGGTACCCGGGCGCTGGTCCTCGCCGGTGCCCTCGGTGGCGTCATCGGATCGGCCACCCCGCACCGCGTGCTGCCGATGGCCAACGAGTTCCTGGAGCGCGACAGCTGGGACGAGGGTTTCGCCACCGCCGTGCACCTCTGCCTCGACCTGGAGACGGGCGAGGCGACGGTCGCCTCGGCCGGCCACCCCCCGGCGATGCACTACGACGCGGGCTCCGGGCGGTGGGTCCCGCTCGACGGCAACCGGGGCCCGGCGCTCGGTCTCGTCCCGGACGCCGAGTACCCGCAGGCACACACGGTCCTCAACCGCGGCGACGCGTTGCTCGTCTACACCGACGGCATCATCGAGTCACGCGGGCGTGACCTCGACGACGGCATCGACTGGATGCTCGGTGCCGCCCAGGCCCGTCTCACCAGCGGCTTCCCCGGGCTCGCCAAGACCCTCGTCGCCGGCGGACGTGCGGGAGCCGAGGACGACCGCGCCGCGGTGATCATCTGGCGCGACTGA
- a CDS encoding mechanosensitive ion channel family protein codes for MLVDLPFVDVPENDPVRELTWGGALDWMLGAPLRIVLTLVVAYVARRLVHRAITSAINASIARSEAAQAKRDHKRARGMSATTVRERSRQRALTTGSLLRSIATIVIATITALTVLALMAIPLAPLLASAGVGGVALGFGAQALVKDYLSGIFMILEDQYGVGDYIDTGEAVGTVEEVSLRVTRLRDLDGVVWYVRNGEILRIGNRSQGWSTVMVDLPFSYKEDVDHVIGIIREEVSKMTDDTHWGEVLREAPSVLGVETITAGMITVRVFATCAPNENWSIQREIRRRVKDAFDREGIAGPPLPPIGGNHTI; via the coding sequence ATGCTGGTCGACCTCCCGTTCGTCGACGTGCCCGAGAACGACCCCGTGCGGGAGCTCACGTGGGGTGGTGCCCTCGACTGGATGCTCGGCGCCCCGCTGCGGATCGTCCTCACCCTCGTCGTCGCCTACGTGGCCCGGCGCCTGGTGCACCGGGCGATCACCTCGGCCATCAACGCCTCGATCGCCCGCAGCGAGGCCGCCCAGGCCAAGCGGGACCACAAGCGCGCCCGGGGGATGTCGGCGACCACCGTGCGCGAGCGTTCCCGGCAACGGGCCCTGACGACGGGCTCGCTCCTGCGCAGCATCGCCACCATCGTCATCGCCACGATCACGGCGCTCACGGTGCTGGCGCTCATGGCGATCCCGCTCGCGCCGCTGCTCGCCTCCGCGGGTGTCGGTGGCGTGGCCCTCGGTTTCGGCGCCCAGGCCCTGGTCAAGGACTACCTGTCGGGCATCTTCATGATCCTCGAGGACCAGTACGGCGTCGGTGACTACATCGACACCGGAGAGGCCGTCGGCACCGTGGAGGAGGTCTCCCTCCGGGTCACCCGGCTGCGCGACCTCGACGGCGTCGTCTGGTACGTGCGCAACGGCGAGATCCTGCGCATCGGCAACCGCAGCCAGGGGTGGTCGACGGTGATGGTCGACCTGCCCTTCTCCTACAAGGAGGACGTCGACCACGTCATCGGGATCATCCGCGAGGAGGTCTCCAAGATGACCGACGACACCCACTGGGGCGAGGTGCTGCGCGAGGCCCCGAGCGTGCTCGGGGTGGAGACCATCACCGCCGGCATGATCACGGTGCGGGTCTTCGCCACCTGCGCACCCAACGAGAACTGGTCGATCCAGCGGGAGATCCGGCGCCGGGTCAAGGACGCCTTCGACCGTGAGGGCATCGCCGGCCCCCCGCTCCCGCCCATCGGCGGCAACCACACGATCTGA
- a CDS encoding ribose-5-phosphate isomerase — MRVHIGGDHAAFELHQELLTFLAAEGHEVTDHGPLEYDAVDDYPVFVLRAAEAVAQDPGSRGIVLGGSGNGEQMAANKVAGIRAALCYNAELARLAREHNDAQVLSMGGRMQSLGEAKEMVQVFLTTDFTGEERHQRRIDMVSAYESEGTLPPLP; from the coding sequence TTGCGCGTTCACATCGGCGGCGACCACGCGGCCTTCGAGCTCCACCAGGAGCTGCTGACCTTCCTCGCGGCGGAGGGCCACGAGGTCACCGACCACGGCCCCCTCGAGTACGACGCCGTCGACGACTACCCCGTCTTCGTGCTGCGGGCCGCCGAGGCGGTCGCGCAGGACCCCGGCAGCCGCGGGATCGTGCTCGGCGGCTCCGGCAACGGTGAGCAGATGGCGGCCAACAAGGTCGCCGGCATCCGTGCGGCCCTGTGCTACAACGCCGAGCTGGCGCGGCTCGCCCGCGAGCACAACGATGCCCAGGTGCTGTCGATGGGCGGCCGGATGCAGTCGCTCGGCGAGGCCAAGGAGATGGTGCAGGTCTTCCTCACCACCGACTTCACGGGTGAGGAGCGCCACCAGCGGCGCATCGACATGGTGTCGGCCTACGAGTCGGAGGGGACCCTCCCGCCCCTGCCCTGA
- a CDS encoding globin has product MDAQPAETFYEQVGGHATFVRLVHAFYEGVAQDETLRALYPEQDLGAAEDRLRMFLEQYFGGPTTYSQQRGHPRLRMRHVHYAVTPDQRDRWMRHMLAAMDTLDLPEAHDAAMRDYFRRAADMLINADDEGHRL; this is encoded by the coding sequence GTGGACGCACAACCAGCAGAGACCTTCTACGAGCAGGTCGGCGGGCACGCGACCTTCGTGCGTCTCGTGCACGCCTTCTACGAGGGAGTCGCCCAGGACGAGACGCTGCGGGCCCTCTACCCCGAGCAGGACCTCGGCGCGGCCGAGGACCGCCTGCGGATGTTCCTCGAGCAGTACTTCGGCGGACCGACGACCTACAGCCAGCAGCGCGGTCACCCGCGACTGCGGATGCGGCACGTCCACTACGCGGTGACCCCGGACCAGCGCGACCGGTGGATGCGGCACATGCTCGCCGCCATGGACACCCTCGACCTGCCCGAGGCACACGACGCGGCCATGCGTGACTACTTCCGCCGGGCCGCGGACATGCTCATCAACGCCGACGACGAAGGACACCGACTGTGA
- a CDS encoding DsbA family protein, producing the protein MPKQSVEMWFDPLCPWAWLTSRWLMEVEQVRDVEVTWSQMSLSVLNEGRDLDEDYLDLMARGWTPVRVIAAARRAHGDEVTKPLYDAIGTRIHLQEQRDFRTVVSEALAEVGLPAELIDAADGEEHDEFLRESHQRAIDLVGDDVGTPVISVGEVAFFGPVVSPVPKGEDAGRLFDGCVLVAGTDGFFELKRTRTRDPIFD; encoded by the coding sequence ATGCCGAAACAGTCCGTGGAGATGTGGTTCGACCCCCTGTGCCCGTGGGCCTGGCTGACCTCGCGGTGGCTGATGGAGGTCGAGCAGGTCCGTGACGTCGAGGTGACGTGGTCCCAGATGAGTCTGTCCGTGCTCAACGAGGGACGGGACCTGGACGAGGACTACCTCGACCTGATGGCACGGGGCTGGACGCCCGTGCGGGTCATCGCCGCGGCCCGCCGGGCCCATGGTGACGAGGTCACCAAGCCCCTCTACGACGCCATCGGTACCCGCATCCACCTGCAGGAGCAGCGCGACTTCCGCACCGTCGTCTCCGAGGCGCTCGCCGAGGTCGGCCTGCCCGCGGAGCTGATCGACGCCGCCGACGGCGAGGAGCACGACGAGTTCCTGCGTGAGAGCCACCAGCGGGCCATCGACCTCGTCGGCGACGACGTGGGTACGCCGGTGATCTCGGTCGGCGAGGTGGCCTTCTTCGGTCCCGTCGTCTCCCCGGTGCCGAAGGGGGAGGACGCCGGGCGTCTCTTCGACGGCTGCGTGCTCGTCGCCGGGACCGACGGCTTCTTCGAGCTGAAGCGCACCCGCACCCGCGACCCGATCTTCGACTGA